A stretch of the Kroppenstedtia eburnea genome encodes the following:
- a CDS encoding putative toxin-antitoxin system toxin component, PIN family, translated as MSENQFRVLVDTSALISAMLFRGESRKFLETILEKHRLVLSTFIISETSRVVAKKFPDQLGFWDRQLSQMSFELVYTPEDFSQLDLPQIRDENDLPILASAVISQPDLIVTGDKDFKSPEIQEYFAIYTPGEFLRFFESEE; from the coding sequence ATGAGCGAAAATCAATTTCGCGTCCTCGTTGACACCAGCGCGCTGATCTCCGCGATGTTATTTCGCGGCGAATCCCGAAAATTTCTTGAAACGATTCTGGAGAAGCATCGATTGGTCCTTTCGACCTTCATCATTTCGGAAACATCCCGCGTCGTGGCGAAGAAATTCCCCGATCAACTGGGTTTCTGGGATCGTCAGTTATCCCAGATGTCTTTTGAACTGGTCTATACTCCCGAGGATTTTTCTCAATTGGATCTCCCTCAGATCCGGGATGAAAATGATCTACCGATATTGGCGTCAGCGGTTATCAGTCAGCCGGATCTGATTGTTACCGGTGATAAGGACTTTAAAAGCCCTGAGATACAGGAATATTTTGCAATCTATACACCAGGTGAGTTCCTTCGGTTTTTTGAATCCGAAGAGTAG
- a CDS encoding AbrB/MazE/SpoVT family DNA-binding domain-containing protein gives MEVSRVSTKGQVVIPKSIREKLQIREGDKVAFIEEDGKILFTKASLKAFRELADELSRVTEEKGCTEEEIMQSIKEVRKELLDERKSISRPR, from the coding sequence ATGGAAGTTTCTCGCGTTTCGACAAAGGGGCAAGTGGTGATACCAAAGTCCATTCGGGAAAAGTTGCAGATCCGTGAGGGAGACAAGGTTGCATTCATCGAAGAAGATGGAAAAATCCTCTTCACCAAAGCCAGCCTGAAGGCTTTCCGCGAATTGGCGGATGAACTGAGCCGGGTAACGGAGGAAAAAGGCTGCACGGAGGAAGAGATCATGCAAAGTATCAAAGAGGTGCGCAAGGAGTTGCTCGATGAGCGAAAATCAATTTCGCGTCCTCGTTGA
- a CDS encoding SDR family oxidoreductase, whose translation MKVTVIGANGKIGRHLVRMLGRSDHQVRAVIRNEQQQPDMEKLGADEVVVADLEQTVDHAVAGCEAVVFTAGSGGHTGGDKTLLIDLDGAFKTIDAGVAHGVDRFIMVSSMMADRPEQGSDKMRHYFVAKGRADERLRESGLNYTIIRPGRLTDEPGKGTIRIPDNRETFGDIPRADVAAVIVESLQREHTYRRSFDLLTGNTPIAQALNSF comes from the coding sequence ATGAAAGTGACCGTGATCGGTGCCAATGGAAAAATCGGAAGACATCTCGTTCGTATGCTGGGCAGAAGCGATCATCAGGTGCGTGCGGTGATCCGCAATGAACAGCAACAGCCGGACATGGAAAAGTTGGGTGCCGATGAGGTGGTGGTGGCCGATCTGGAGCAAACCGTGGATCACGCCGTGGCAGGATGTGAGGCCGTCGTCTTCACGGCGGGTTCCGGCGGCCATACCGGGGGGGATAAAACTCTCCTGATCGATCTGGACGGCGCCTTCAAAACGATCGATGCCGGCGTCGCCCACGGTGTGGACCGCTTTATCATGGTCAGCTCGATGATGGCTGACCGGCCGGAGCAAGGTTCAGATAAAATGAGACACTATTTTGTGGCCAAAGGCCGTGCCGACGAACGGTTGCGGGAAAGCGGGCTCAATTACACCATCATCCGCCCGGGCAGATTGACCGACGAGCCGGGGAAGGGAACCATTCGGATCCCGGACAATCGGGAAACCTTCGGGGATATTCCCCGCGCCGACGTCGCCGCCGTGATTGTGGAATCCCTGCAGAGGGAACATACCTACCGTCGCTCCTTCGACCTCCTGACCGGAAACACCCCGATCGCCCAAGCGTTGAACTCCTTCTGA
- a CDS encoding LLM class flavin-dependent oxidoreductase, with protein MSQGRKTIREIPYSVLDLSPITQGSTPAQSLKNTLELARHTETWGYTRYWLAEHHNMPGVASAATSVVIGRVAAETEKIRVGSGGIMLPNHAPLMIAEQFGTLESLFPGRIDLGLGRAPGTDQLTARALRRDGKSSGQFFPELLAELRGYFAGENHVRAIPGEGLNIPIWLLGSSDFSARLAAELGLPFAFASHFSPEYTVPALNLYREYFQPSEVLDQPYAMIGVNVIAADEEEEARRLSTSMQQQFISLVRNRPAPLQPPVEDMDELWNEYEKAAVMRQLATSVIGAPKTVKEGLQQLLDETQADEMMINAAIFDHQARLHSFELVSEIFKGDR; from the coding sequence TTGAGCCAAGGTAGAAAGACGATCAGGGAGATCCCTTATTCGGTACTCGACCTTTCTCCGATCACCCAGGGAAGCACTCCTGCTCAATCTCTGAAAAACACCCTGGAGCTGGCCCGCCATACGGAAACCTGGGGATATACCCGTTACTGGCTGGCTGAACATCACAACATGCCAGGGGTCGCCAGTGCGGCGACATCCGTCGTGATCGGGCGGGTGGCGGCGGAAACGGAAAAAATCCGGGTCGGTTCCGGCGGGATCATGCTGCCCAATCATGCCCCCTTGATGATTGCCGAACAGTTTGGAACCTTGGAATCGCTGTTTCCCGGTCGGATCGATCTCGGTCTCGGCCGGGCGCCGGGAACGGATCAACTGACGGCACGGGCCTTGCGCCGGGACGGCAAAAGCAGTGGTCAATTTTTCCCCGAGCTGTTGGCGGAATTGCGGGGTTACTTCGCCGGGGAAAACCATGTGCGGGCCATTCCCGGCGAGGGGTTGAACATCCCGATCTGGCTGTTGGGTTCCAGCGATTTCAGTGCCCGGTTGGCCGCGGAGCTGGGATTGCCCTTCGCCTTTGCCAGCCACTTTTCTCCCGAATACACCGTGCCGGCCCTCAACCTCTACCGAGAATACTTCCAGCCGTCGGAGGTGCTGGATCAGCCCTACGCGATGATCGGGGTCAACGTCATCGCGGCGGATGAGGAAGAGGAGGCTCGCCGGTTGAGCACTTCGATGCAACAGCAGTTTATCAGTCTTGTCCGGAATCGGCCGGCTCCATTGCAACCGCCGGTGGAGGATATGGATGAACTCTGGAACGAGTACGAGAAGGCGGCCGTCATGAGACAGCTGGCCACCTCCGTGATCGGAGCTCCCAAAACGGTCAAAGAAGGTTTGCAGCAATTGTTAGACGAAACCCAGGCGGATGAAATGATGATCAATGCCGCGATCTTCGATCACCAAGCCCGCCTGCACTCCTTCGAACTGGTGTCTGAAATCTTCAAGGGAGACCGTTGA